From the Limosilactobacillus panis genome, one window contains:
- a CDS encoding site-specific integrase has translation MKSTKIDGYKYVRIDENGHFFYQVFLGRDSEGKQHFKKGRKDQKGLNFTSAKATEAEAMRVKVEYMNRHAEDLRRITYGKFVRQDFLPKYKADVEDSTYNSHMRMIMLSVDRFDDRILDQISVRDCEEYRTWLMSDSGFSRDYANVCYVAFRQSLGYAEHLGLITTNVAMKTKAIPKGKAVAKYWTKAEFEKVLSQISTDGFYEYCLYVMLLFYYRTGVRVSEGFALTWDDIDLVNQKARIFHTMYYKNKDDYRIKPYTKTKAGKRVITLDDELVQILRDWRQAQLDHGVKKFVLSYDDRPMIKSTLNNVLHKYAKLAGVPGINGRGLRHSHASYLIAELGADVLTVSKRLGHSSPAVTLRYYAHMFDRNDELIADKMVGSMDLTPAKQSQVKFNGNQVVPFTKVV, from the coding sequence ATGAAATCAACGAAAATTGATGGATATAAATATGTCCGTATCGATGAGAACGGGCATTTTTTCTACCAAGTATTTTTAGGACGAGACAGCGAAGGTAAACAACATTTTAAAAAGGGCCGTAAAGATCAAAAGGGGCTAAATTTTACTTCAGCTAAAGCCACGGAAGCAGAAGCTATGCGAGTTAAAGTCGAATATATGAATCGACACGCCGAAGATTTACGTCGTATCACGTACGGGAAATTTGTTCGCCAGGATTTTTTACCTAAATATAAAGCTGATGTGGAAGATAGTACTTATAATTCACATATGCGAATGATTATGCTATCAGTAGACCGATTTGATGATCGTATTCTGGATCAGATTAGTGTTCGTGACTGCGAAGAATACCGAACTTGGCTAATGAGTGATTCTGGGTTTTCGCGTGATTATGCTAATGTTTGCTATGTGGCTTTTCGTCAATCATTAGGCTATGCAGAACACTTAGGCTTAATTACTACTAACGTGGCAATGAAAACGAAGGCAATTCCTAAGGGAAAGGCCGTTGCTAAATACTGGACGAAAGCTGAGTTCGAAAAAGTCTTGAGTCAGATTAGTACCGATGGATTTTATGAATATTGCCTGTATGTAATGCTACTATTCTATTATCGAACCGGTGTCCGGGTTTCTGAAGGCTTTGCTTTAACATGGGATGATATTGACCTAGTTAATCAAAAGGCGCGAATCTTTCATACTATGTATTACAAGAATAAGGATGATTATCGAATTAAGCCTTATACTAAGACAAAAGCTGGGAAACGGGTTATTACCTTAGATGATGAATTAGTTCAAATCTTAAGAGATTGGCGTCAAGCGCAATTAGATCATGGAGTTAAAAAGTTTGTTCTTTCTTATGATGATCGTCCAATGATTAAATCGACTTTAAATAATGTACTGCATAAATATGCTAAGTTGGCTGGTGTACCAGGAATCAATGGACGTGGTTTAAGGCATTCTCATGCTTCTTATTTAATCGCTGAATTAGGAGCCGATGTCCTGACGGTATCAAAGCGATTAGGACATAGTAGCCCTGCCGTGACCCTTCGCTATTACGCTCACATGTTTGATCGTAATGATGAGTTAATTGCCGATAAGATGGTGGGTTCAATGGACTTAACACCGGCTAAACAGTCCCAAGTTAAATTTAATGGCAATCAAGTGGTACCCTTTACTAAAGTTGTATAG
- a CDS encoding DUF3173 family protein encodes MKKVMDYQDLRNLGYPQNQARRIIRQAKRNLVKQGFAFYNGKRVGLVPTAAIAEIIALPDLEDDKQ; translated from the coding sequence ATGAAAAAAGTAATGGATTATCAAGACTTACGGAATCTCGGTTATCCTCAAAATCAAGCTCGACGTATTATCCGTCAAGCTAAACGTAATCTTGTTAAACAAGGGTTTGCATTTTATAATGGTAAGCGAGTTGGTTTAGTACCAACGGCTGCCATTGCTGAAATTATCGCTCTTCCAGATTTGGAGGACGATAAGCAATGA
- a CDS encoding relaxase/mobilization nuclease domain-containing protein — translation MYVKSNYITNAYGRLKYLFDEPAHDGSAQRVLGVNSSHVYLWGPRGQPYLSQSGYFLNQQFRMVRRRATNKRKRQQAQHLICSFSESEMPTDDPKQFDLEVAQINQLVGGFMKQYFPNTQWVSAVQADGQEGHKLHCHILINSVYPDGKCVRTNSFSVSKLRHEWNDYLNNHFLEVTGHVYVNPFDKEKSGEVIKPKGWQAVLKNTLSWARSQAKSIEEYLLLLKDKDITVTKRNKKGDWSYHMTVNGKEKTIRDFYQRRDRKTGLVKSTRGVGKEFTPLKLNNYFNQKQETKEVSVDEESKKFHGRSEQLVEANRQQRQRFQEYIARQQLEADDEEPGNQAGSTKLDGRYQQDSKQSEEQSEPGS, via the coding sequence ATGTACGTTAAGAGTAATTACATTACCAACGCATATGGACGGTTGAAGTATCTCTTTGATGAACCAGCGCATGATGGTTCAGCTCAGCGTGTACTCGGTGTGAATAGTTCGCATGTGTATTTATGGGGACCACGTGGTCAACCATATTTATCGCAAAGTGGTTACTTCTTAAATCAACAGTTTAGGATGGTTAGACGCCGAGCTACAAACAAACGAAAGCGACAACAAGCGCAACATTTGATTTGTTCATTCTCAGAAAGTGAGATGCCGACAGACGATCCAAAACAATTTGATTTGGAAGTTGCCCAAATTAACCAGTTAGTCGGCGGATTTATGAAACAATACTTTCCTAATACACAGTGGGTGTCGGCGGTACAAGCTGATGGTCAAGAAGGTCATAAACTACATTGTCACATTCTGATTAATAGTGTGTACCCTGATGGCAAATGTGTTCGAACTAATTCTTTTAGCGTCAGTAAATTACGCCATGAATGGAATGATTATCTGAACAATCATTTTCTCGAGGTCACTGGTCATGTGTATGTTAATCCATTTGACAAGGAAAAGTCAGGTGAGGTAATCAAACCTAAGGGATGGCAGGCCGTTCTTAAGAATACGTTGAGTTGGGCGCGGAGTCAGGCAAAGTCTATTGAAGAGTATTTATTACTACTAAAAGATAAAGATATTACGGTGACAAAGCGTAATAAGAAAGGCGACTGGTCGTATCACATGACCGTAAATGGTAAAGAGAAGACCATTCGTGACTTTTACCAACGTCGCGATCGAAAGACCGGATTAGTTAAATCAACGCGTGGAGTGGGGAAGGAGTTTACACCGCTCAAATTGAATAATTATTTTAACCAAAAACAGGAAACTAAGGAGGTTTCAGTCGATGAAGAATCTAAAAAATTCCATGGACGATCTGAACAACTTGTTGAAGCCAACAGGCAACAGCGACAAAGGTTCCAAGAATACATCGCACGACAACAACTTGAAGCAGATGATGAAGAGCCTGGCAACCAAGCAGGATCTACAAAACTGGACGGGCGATATCAGCAAGACTCTAAACAATCAGAAGAACAATCTGAACCAGGGAGTTAG
- the mobC gene encoding plasmid mobilization relaxosome protein MobC has protein sequence MLNNNQLIKRKQQIKMHRRVPEKKHPYLLRIPQSDFEKLQAVVGDESMSKVLLRGMKTELDYHLAVQNLMKELPDFQSVKQLDEWRFRHLKSSPELLAKHVMPATIKAYLCRLEQHDKLKQFALIQWNSIVYYLNRIGVNLNQLAHQANQGNAVNSEQLQKLIQATVNLSSLINNKFKGDDSNVR, from the coding sequence ATGCTGAATAATAACCAATTAATCAAACGGAAACAGCAGATTAAAATGCATCGTCGAGTGCCGGAGAAAAAGCACCCATACTTGCTACGAATTCCACAAAGTGACTTTGAAAAACTTCAAGCTGTAGTAGGCGATGAGTCGATGAGTAAAGTGCTACTTCGAGGAATGAAAACCGAATTGGACTATCATTTAGCGGTGCAGAATTTGATGAAAGAATTACCTGATTTTCAATCGGTAAAGCAATTAGATGAGTGGCGCTTTAGACATCTGAAAAGTAGCCCGGAATTGCTTGCTAAGCATGTGATGCCCGCAACAATTAAAGCTTATTTATGTCGGTTAGAACAGCACGATAAATTGAAACAGTTTGCTTTAATTCAGTGGAATTCGATTGTGTACTACTTAAATCGGATTGGCGTTAATTTAAATCAACTAGCTCATCAGGCTAATCAAGGTAATGCAGTGAACAGTGAGCAGCTACAAAAGTTAATTCAAGCGACCGTGAATTTATCAAGTCTCATAAATAACAAATTCAAAGGTGATGATAGCAATGTACGTTAA
- the pglZ gene encoding BREX-1 system phosphatase PglZ type A: MMQLKLDKIVKEINHYFDQGYQYVFWYDPDGEFADDVTEDNQYLEDNLAAELQTVGAKEQFKIKRKLLDKKNQDRSFLVYVKAKRPQLQFDYFADMERYGHVFSAKASDIVFEQLAEQLNFDNSKRNFVKKYLKYFRAKSRRQTYIQNFESRLINHPELMILSNLAGLDQFDENLLLMAVFKGGMDESNNKIIRSFSKYDVLPLFWQIYDKYFGCSNVRSLKGLFDGAFVTSVYSQLEEKIPSDLLAQPFENYSNVQVFMKRFSDSRKYQELYQNLTGTAWNELKLGTYLKDENVQDLLRVDGIKQIDELLLERVRANFNADGTVTDGDETIGVIDQVTGGVNAFNPEFNFLKETYHVLKYRPRFYDDWHEMLNDYINKVFEVDTHYRYLVTNYRRISEDKRHKYEDIKRMVDDYYNNQILDQSVREWNTTFQLQDVESNQREQNFYRNFVHGANERIVVIISDAFRYEAARELQAQIANDDRITSKMNYLLTGLPSVTYMGMPSLLPHHKLEWQKDNVLVDGHMANNADNRRKILQLWDKNNDLLKLDDILKATSKEIKTMIANKNVIYVYHNQVDAIGDNLKTEDETFRATDQAIDEIRRAIQVLRTNSVSHIIVTADHGFIYREASVEEQSKIDIPASDYNGKISPRYLMTLDDLSNIPGVMSVKLGISLTNNDQTNVYYPATVNVFKSQGGKNYVHGGSSLQEMVIPVLDMRMNSSRSKAEFAEIRLAATQHSINALRMTLKFNQVEPISDLIRPRKFNIYFMNQFGQVISNVATINANRTDAEINQPLSADIVIQNRQYDRSEDYYLVIDPDKGSITNPRYHYQMNLIND; this comes from the coding sequence ATGATGCAATTAAAGTTAGACAAAATAGTTAAAGAAATTAATCATTATTTTGACCAAGGATATCAGTATGTATTTTGGTATGATCCTGATGGTGAATTTGCAGATGATGTAACTGAAGACAATCAGTATTTAGAAGATAATTTAGCTGCTGAATTACAGACCGTTGGTGCGAAGGAACAGTTTAAAATCAAGCGAAAACTACTGGATAAAAAGAATCAGGACCGTAGTTTTTTAGTTTATGTAAAAGCAAAAAGGCCTCAGCTACAATTTGATTATTTTGCTGATATGGAGCGTTATGGCCATGTATTTAGTGCTAAGGCTAGCGATATAGTGTTTGAACAATTGGCTGAGCAATTAAACTTTGATAATTCAAAAAGGAATTTTGTCAAAAAATATTTAAAATATTTTCGGGCTAAGTCCAGGCGTCAAACATATATTCAAAATTTTGAGTCAAGATTAATAAATCATCCTGAATTAATGATCTTATCTAATTTAGCTGGCTTAGATCAGTTTGATGAAAATTTACTATTGATGGCAGTCTTCAAAGGAGGAATGGACGAATCTAATAACAAGATTATTCGATCATTCAGTAAATATGATGTTTTGCCATTATTTTGGCAGATATACGATAAATATTTTGGCTGCAGTAATGTTAGGAGCTTAAAGGGACTGTTCGATGGTGCTTTCGTTACAAGCGTCTATAGTCAATTAGAAGAAAAAATTCCATCAGATTTATTAGCCCAACCTTTTGAAAATTATTCGAACGTGCAAGTTTTCATGAAGCGCTTTAGTGATTCTCGTAAATACCAAGAACTATACCAGAATTTAACGGGAACGGCATGGAATGAACTTAAGCTAGGTACTTACCTAAAAGATGAAAACGTTCAAGATTTATTAAGAGTTGACGGTATAAAACAGATTGACGAATTGCTCTTAGAAAGAGTCAGAGCCAATTTTAATGCGGATGGTACTGTCACTGATGGTGATGAGACTATCGGTGTAATCGATCAAGTAACCGGAGGAGTAAATGCGTTTAATCCGGAATTCAACTTTTTAAAAGAGACTTATCATGTGTTGAAGTATCGACCACGATTCTATGATGACTGGCATGAAATGCTTAATGATTATATAAATAAAGTTTTTGAAGTTGATACTCATTACCGCTACTTGGTGACTAATTACCGACGTATTTCCGAAGATAAGCGTCACAAATATGAAGACATTAAGCGTATGGTTGATGATTATTACAACAATCAGATATTAGATCAGTCTGTTCGTGAATGGAATACTACTTTCCAACTTCAAGATGTTGAATCTAATCAGCGGGAACAAAACTTCTATAGGAACTTTGTTCATGGTGCTAATGAGCGGATTGTGGTGATTATTTCAGATGCCTTTCGATATGAAGCAGCACGTGAGCTTCAAGCTCAGATAGCTAATGATGATAGGATTACAAGTAAAATGAACTATCTACTGACCGGATTACCATCCGTTACTTATATGGGGATGCCTTCACTCCTGCCCCACCATAAGCTGGAGTGGCAAAAGGATAATGTGCTGGTAGATGGTCATATGGCTAATAATGCTGATAATCGCCGTAAAATTTTACAATTATGGGATAAAAATAATGACCTATTAAAACTGGACGATATTCTAAAAGCTACCAGTAAGGAAATTAAGACCATGATTGCTAACAAAAATGTTATCTATGTGTATCACAATCAGGTTGATGCAATTGGCGATAATTTAAAAACGGAAGACGAGACTTTTAGGGCGACTGATCAAGCAATTGATGAGATAAGAAGAGCTATTCAAGTATTAAGAACAAATAGCGTATCGCATATTATCGTGACTGCTGATCATGGCTTTATCTACCGTGAAGCGTCAGTGGAGGAACAAAGTAAAATTGATATTCCAGCAAGTGATTATAATGGTAAAATATCACCGCGCTATTTGATGACACTAGATGACCTTTCGAATATTCCTGGGGTTATGTCAGTGAAACTGGGCATTAGTCTGACAAATAATGATCAAACGAATGTTTATTACCCTGCTACTGTGAATGTTTTTAAGTCCCAAGGTGGTAAAAATTATGTACACGGCGGATCATCATTACAGGAAATGGTAATTCCTGTATTAGATATGAGAATGAACTCGTCAAGATCAAAGGCCGAGTTTGCCGAAATAAGATTAGCAGCTACTCAACATAGTATTAATGCCCTAAGGATGACGTTGAAATTCAATCAAGTCGAACCAATTAGTGACTTGATAAGGCCTCGTAAATTTAACATCTACTTCATGAATCAATTTGGACAGGTAATTTCAAATGTTGCTACTATTAACGCTAATCGAACAGATGCAGAGATTAATCAACCATTATCAGCAGATATCGTAATACAAAATCGACAATATGATCGGAGTGAAGATTACTATCTAGTTATTGATCCGGATAAGGGATCGATTACTAATCCTAGATACCACTATCAAATGAACCTGATAAATGATTAA
- a CDS encoding type II toxin-antitoxin system death-on-curing family toxin, giving the protein MNYLTEEEIMEINRQIIQYAGEGMIQILDPNGLNSIVEAPQQTFFGREAYPTVWLKAAYYLQKLTKKHVFADGNKRTALEATKVFLLLNNINVKFYGIEAGQMVLDVTNSPDSEEVMLKVARYLKNHQIKNKSE; this is encoded by the coding sequence ATGAATTATTTGACTGAAGAAGAAATTATGGAAATTAACCGCCAAATAATTCAGTATGCAGGGGAAGGGATGATTCAGATTTTAGATCCGAACGGGCTAAATAGTATTGTTGAAGCTCCTCAGCAAACTTTCTTTGGCCGGGAGGCCTATCCAACAGTTTGGCTAAAGGCAGCGTATTACCTACAGAAGCTTACTAAAAAGCATGTTTTTGCTGATGGTAATAAACGAACAGCATTAGAAGCAACGAAAGTGTTTCTTCTGCTAAACAATATTAATGTAAAATTTTATGGCATTGAAGCTGGACAAATGGTCTTAGATGTTACTAATTCTCCTGACTCAGAGGAGGTCATGTTAAAAGTAGCAAGATATTTGAAAAATCATCAAATTAAAAACAAGAGTGAGTAG
- a CDS encoding AbrB/MazE/SpoVT family DNA-binding domain-containing protein — protein sequence MFKLAIKSPTKIFKTGNSSAVRLSKDIMKAAGLKVNDPIDVTVNQQDGSVVIKPIKETNGFHDRFEELLNKSMKDDQEALDFLKDK from the coding sequence GTGTTTAAATTGGCTATCAAGTCACCAACTAAAATTTTTAAGACTGGTAATTCTAGTGCTGTGCGATTAAGCAAAGATATTATGAAAGCTGCTGGATTAAAGGTTAATGACCCAATTGATGTTACGGTTAATCAACAAGATGGCAGCGTGGTTATTAAACCTATTAAAGAAACAAACGGGTTTCATGACCGTTTTGAAGAACTCTTAAATAAGAGTATGAAGGATGATCAAGAAGCTTTGGACTTTTTAAAGGATAAGTAA